In one window of Prosthecobacter fusiformis DNA:
- a CDS encoding C39 family peptidase, giving the protein MKPLLAVLFVIALTPAAFCQEVRVFTNAQGVAIRAALISVANGQATIKREDGAQFAVPVTAFSAVDQEYIRQWSAKPAPTSAAAGPNASLDAATLNALAGQSIFDELSLWESPGEGVAERLQLRRESQTSNQSSFRSYPKEDFRVFGARPFSVALYADEGKTTSLSLVFANKGDLFGSKGSAELHFDKDTPPAEAEKIVKKAMDADLKAISETITAKLGAPKRERFGEGKTGRMNMQRWDWRGHSILLAEAEGEYVGLQIVPTAFADAGGKSTRVPDAVIRERSSKNVLKRPNGDVVIQDIPMVDQGPKGYCVPATAERAMRYLGVSADMYILANAGGTGYGGGTSVSKLLEGVGRYIRAKGRSFDTWEGAMSVRDLAKHIDKGIPVIWALSSTKAFNETANRRTDERKTVTEWSEWKKKLAVDTADNVLMPDSESGHVVLIIGYNKETGEIAFSDSWGERFMERWITIKEADLVSQRYYYVVGF; this is encoded by the coding sequence ATGAAACCGCTCTTGGCTGTCCTTTTTGTCATTGCATTGACCCCCGCCGCATTCTGCCAGGAAGTGCGTGTTTTCACCAATGCCCAAGGGGTGGCCATCAGGGCAGCGCTCATCTCAGTCGCCAACGGACAGGCGACGATCAAGCGTGAGGACGGTGCCCAGTTTGCTGTGCCAGTGACGGCCTTCAGTGCGGTGGATCAAGAATACATCCGCCAGTGGTCGGCAAAGCCTGCCCCAACGAGTGCCGCCGCTGGCCCGAATGCCAGTCTGGACGCAGCCACTTTAAACGCGCTGGCCGGGCAGAGCATCTTTGATGAACTGTCTCTCTGGGAAAGTCCAGGCGAAGGCGTGGCGGAGCGCCTGCAACTGCGTCGTGAATCCCAGACCTCCAATCAGAGCAGCTTCCGCTCATACCCGAAGGAAGACTTCCGTGTATTCGGCGCGCGGCCTTTCTCCGTGGCGCTATATGCGGATGAGGGAAAGACGACCAGCCTTTCTCTGGTCTTTGCCAACAAGGGCGATCTCTTTGGCTCGAAAGGAAGCGCGGAATTGCACTTCGATAAAGACACCCCTCCCGCTGAGGCTGAGAAGATTGTCAAAAAAGCCATGGATGCCGATTTGAAGGCCATCTCTGAAACGATCACGGCTAAACTGGGTGCGCCCAAGAGGGAACGTTTTGGCGAAGGCAAGACCGGGCGCATGAACATGCAGCGCTGGGACTGGCGCGGTCATTCCATCCTGCTGGCGGAAGCGGAGGGTGAATATGTGGGGCTACAAATTGTGCCAACCGCCTTTGCCGATGCTGGTGGAAAATCCACCCGCGTGCCGGATGCTGTCATTCGAGAGCGCTCCAGCAAAAACGTGCTGAAGCGCCCGAATGGTGATGTGGTTATCCAAGACATCCCCATGGTGGACCAGGGGCCAAAGGGCTACTGCGTACCCGCCACGGCTGAGCGCGCCATGCGTTACCTCGGTGTTTCGGCCGATATGTACATTCTAGCCAATGCAGGTGGGACTGGATATGGCGGCGGCACCAGTGTTTCCAAACTGCTGGAGGGAGTTGGCCGTTACATCCGCGCCAAGGGACGTTCCTTTGATACCTGGGAAGGCGCCATGTCCGTGCGAGATCTGGCCAAGCACATCGACAAAGGCATCCCCGTCATTTGGGCACTCAGCAGCACGAAGGCCTTCAATGAAACCGCCAACCGCCGGACCGATGAGCGCAAGACCGTCACCGAATGGAGCGAATGGAAGAAAAAGCTGGCCGTGGACACAGCGGATAACGTCCTCATGCCTGATAGTGAATCCGGCCACGTGGTGCTCATTATCGGCTACAACAAAGAAACGGGCGAAATCGCCTTCAGCGACAGTTGGGGCGAACGCTTCATGGAGCGCTGGATCACCATCAAAGAGGCCGACCTCGTCTCGCAGAGATACTACTACGTTGTTGGGTTTTGA
- a CDS encoding DUF2007 domain-containing protein: MITFATFSKPEEAHLLRMRLEAAGIPAFVQDENTVQMYWLYSNAIGGVRVQIAGEDLEAAQEFLAADTPQSSPDAVEVHCPSCGSAETAPDEFPRQMSFLSLILLNFPILIGRKQWRCGACQTVFKPVQE, translated from the coding sequence ATGATCACCTTCGCCACATTCAGCAAACCTGAGGAGGCGCATCTGCTACGCATGAGGCTGGAGGCAGCAGGCATCCCCGCATTCGTCCAGGATGAAAATACTGTGCAGATGTACTGGCTTTACTCCAATGCCATCGGCGGAGTGAGGGTTCAAATTGCCGGGGAAGATCTGGAGGCGGCCCAGGAATTCCTGGCGGCGGACACCCCGCAGTCCAGTCCAGATGCGGTGGAGGTTCATTGTCCCTCATGTGGATCCGCAGAAACAGCACCTGACGAATTCCCCCGCCAAATGTCCTTCCTCAGCCTGATTCTCCTCAATTTTCCGATCCTTATCGGCCGCAAGCAATGGCGTTGCGGCGCTTGCCAGACGGTTTTCAAACCGGTGCAGGAATGA